DNA sequence from the Perca fluviatilis chromosome 4, GENO_Pfluv_1.0, whole genome shotgun sequence genome:
CATCCTCCCTCCAGGCCGTAGCGGAACTCCTGCAGGTTGGAAACCCCGTAGAAATGGATAAACGCCGCTGCCACAACCAGAACATGAAAAATCTGATGGGAGTGGAActagaaggagagaaagagatgtttATGTTAAAACTGCTCTGacatgtttgtatttctttaaaccaatcacaaccatcctgGGTGGAGCTAAGCCCAGATTGCGGAGATAGCAAGAGGGGAGGAAAATCCAGCGCGTCAGGCTTTATCCTAGCAATGTACATGCGTTGAGCCAGACTATGAACACATCATATACTAACCCAGATGTCACACTTTCCAGGAAAATAGCGTTCAGGGATCCTGGCTGCATAGAGACCAGCACCAGTGATATACATGGCACCCATCAGATAGAACCAACCCATCTGGCCGACTGTGGTGGCCTTAACAAAGCCCTCCTCAATGGTGAAGTGCATGGTGGGGACGATGCCGCTAAGTCCAAGACCCATGAACACACCTAAGAAAAGCAAGGACTTCTGTTACTTTTTGTAAGTTTGAAAAAGGTTAACATCTACATTACAATTATAACCTAAAGCAAACTttacagagaaaacactgtatCTAAAAAGTGCACATTATCATCAAATGGTTAGCACCTGCTCTTGTTGGTCTGTGACGAGGTGTAGAGAAGCGGTCCCACTGGGCCACGATGATGGCGGCAATGCCGAGGATACACACAATGGTGAGGTAGATAAGTCGAGGTTGAGGGGAACAATAGAACGAGTAGTACAGCCAGGGCACGAAGGAGCCCATGATCAGCAGGGCAATGCCTGAGTAGTCAAGCCTGAAGAGAGGGGGGTGACACAGAGATACCAGCTGGGTTTCTGGCTGGATGCAAGAAAGCTAATGTTTTGTCATGTTTCTAAACACATGTATAGTCCCCATAATGGAAAACAACTCTGCTGTGGATTTTTGATTGACAGGAACGACATGTGGTCCTTATGGTAATAGTTTTAATACTCACTGTTCATTTAGGACCTTGCATGGACACAATAGCATACAGTATGATAATTCAGCCTAAATTAACTTGATGCTACAGCAGTCTGCCAGAGTAAATGCACTTATCTAGCAGATGTAACCACAGATCAGTATAAAGCTCTTCAGCATGCCACACAGATTGCTGTGGCATCAAGTTTGTTTCGACTGAGCAATGGACCATTTTGCCCTGAATAATGATTGTGGGTGTATCCCTCATTAATTGTAAAACTATAGATGGTAAGCTACAGCTGCAGTAAGTCTAAAACAGGGAAATACTTTGACAGTTACAAATGATTCCTTTAAGGCATACAAGGCTGGTATGTGAGAAGCAGTGTTTGACATTGTGTGGCCTTACTTGGAGAAGGTGCGAGACACTTTCTCAGAGTGGCAGTAAACGGTATGAAAAAGCCAGGAGAAGCTGAGGCATAGCACAGCTCCCAGGAAGAACATCCCAAACACCACTTTCTCTTGCAGCGGGGCCATAAAATACATGTTAGGCCGCAACATGGTTAAGGTGCCCAGACAAATGAATAAGATCAGCCCTGAGGGAAGAAAATAGTCCAGTTTTACTAACAGCTAACAAGAGAAGAGACCAGAGCTACCCAGTCACAAAATATGTTATTAAACTAACATGTCTGGTTGTAAAATTAGAATATGCAGCTAAAACCTTTTAGGAATGTTACATAAGGCGTTCTAGTCTCACCTAACAGGTGAGTCCAGATGTTTCCTGTCTCAGTGTGAATTCTGAAGATGCTTCCAAAACAGGCCCGGAAGGAGGGCATAGGGGGCCGATGTCCATGCAGGAGGTAATCGTTGTCCTTTAGCCACTCTGGCAGAACATGGAAAGGGATTACCCTCCAGCGCCCCTCCCAaacctgaaaaataaaaatagctttTATGCACAGACGCATATATTTACAATTACTTTGTGGCCCTCACACTGAAAGCccacaaggcaaggcaaggcaagacaAGGATGACGCAGAGACTAATATTTTGCAACAATTActttacatgcagtttaaatgTCTAGAGTTTATGCGCTGATAATCTTTACTGAGATTTAAGTAGAAAAGACACAGTGTATTTTGTTTTATGAGTAGTTGTGGAAGttccaaaatatttttttattttccaagttCTTTAGTAGCAGTAAAATCAGCCTTACACCTTACAATttgaaaatataataaataggTAGTATATGAATTAAGAAATgtctttttgatttattttaaactACCTTGTTTTTTGGTCACTCAAAATAGCCAATTATACAATATAATGTATATTTCTTTTACCACTGAAGCTAGCTTACTTTGTACATTAAGTTGGCCAGATCTTTTAGATAAGGGTTCTTCTCAATATCTAGATGTGTGTTAAAGCTATTTTACTGGCCAATAAATGATTTTGTTGTAAGCGGACACGTCTCCCATGGTGACTTGTGCATGTCTTATACAACACACAACATGTATCTGATGTGGaatcctaaaaaaacaaaccaacacatGACTCCCTCAAATGACACAGCAGTCACAGGTTAATCCCTGGTTGTCCCTGTTCGCCCAGATCTGCCACTGAAACCAATACACCTTTGAGATGAACAGGGAGTTGAGTTTCAGCTCATTTCTTTACGCCAATGCAATATTTATGCTGGGTGCCAAATTGTGTAATGTCATAAGATCTTTTATTCTCCTTATTCTgtcacattttaatgtttaCCAACCAACATTTAACAatcacaatcaactctctttctttctttcttttgtgtttATTAAACTGAAAAGACATTTTACCTTGTGTACAAactcctccatcttctccatGGCATGGTGAGCCTGAAGTGGTAAGGTCAGGACCTCTCCCacctcatcatcatcctcctcttcctcctcagcaAGCATTGAGGCTCCCTTAAAATAGATCACAAGAGAATGTTGAAGCGAATGAGCCATAACAACTACTCTCTGGGAATTTTGTGAAACAGTCCTACCTCTGAATGGACGCCTGTAGACGTTGCCGGtcgcccccctccctcctccagcAGCGGCCCCAGCTCCATCAGCTCAGCATCTGGGACATTGCAGTCCTCAGAGATCCGACAGTCTGCATCACTTGCAGACCCGTTTCGGCCTGACATAGGGAGGCTGCCTGATGACCCACTCACAGCCTCTGTATTCTGCTTCAGGATGTTCACTTCAGTTTTCTCCTGAACAACCACAATCAAAATCAGCTTTACTGGCTAAGTATGTTGACATACACAAGAAATTTGACTCCAGTTCTCAGTGGCTCTCAATATACTCATTTACAGGAAGATACAGATAAAGACCTAGAGCTAAACAAAGACAATAAACTACATAAAGacaatcaaacataaacatAATCACTAGTATATACAGGCACAAGGTGGAATACAAACAGTATCTATTTGCAGGTCAGATTGTTACTTCCGGTATGTTTTGTATAATACAAGGTTGTGTGCAGAAGCTGGAATAGGTTTTGCATAGATAAtaaatatatgttatatatggcTGATATATTATTGGgaatatgtaaaacaaaaaaatgtaattgtaattaTTGATATTGTTCCAATAATGGAATATGACCTGAAAGGGGATCAGCTGTGAGTAAGTGAAAACCCAGtaagagtattttttttttttaggtcagttctgttaatgtttttcTCTGGCCTATAAATGCTTATCAATAAGGATAGAAGGTCTGACGTTACTTactaggggtgttgaaatgaatAATGGCATCGACCtggacgattctgcatcgatgcattGACaggccataatcgattattgcctaaTGATGTTACTTTTTGATTTTCCGGttgctgcttttttgtttttgccttttgtctgttttttgctGTGTTCACAAtgtgaaaaccatgtgtagcaatatataataatattgatgAGATGCATCGGGATATCAAATTGAtatgaatcgaatcgtgagaccagtgaagattcacacccatATTACTTAGTCtacatatttaaacaaaaacatgtttgatatattgtcacacacacaagttgacaacaattaaatatagcATTTAACTATCAAGGTGCTGTAtagaaatacataaaaaattgtCTTTATCTTTTTTGCAATTACAAGATAAGTATCatcgttatttatttatctatcagCCACAATAAACAGGTCGGTCCTGAAATGGCATATTGGTGCATCAGTGATAAGTTGCTCTATATACAGAGATGGttgtatgtgtgcatatatTAATGGATACggtaaatgtacagtacatacagtctGCATAACCTTACATTTGAACAATGCAAGGATattatgtaggcctacattcAATTAGTCAATGTGTATATTACACTGGAATATATAGCTAGTAAGGTGATTTAGTATTGCAGGGTTATTGCTGATCAATAACTAACATTTAAAGTGATAAACGTGTAGCTACCTAACTGCCGATTTAAAATGGCTGGTGGTTAatctcatggatgtattaagagaactgagAACCTTAATCTGGGTTTCATGCGAAATGTGTGTTTTATCGATCAGACATTCACAACAAGAGAACAAAGGAGCGGcttaatttatttaatgttaCATCTAACGTTATGTCACCAGCCAAAATAATAATCGGTGGACAATTATAGCAGTGACAATACTCTAGCTAGATATAATACATCATACTAACAGTTTATACAGGgtctgacaaaacaaacaaaacgt
Encoded proteins:
- the adipor1a gene encoding adiponectin receptor protein 1a, which translates into the protein MSGRNGSASDADCRISEDCNVPDAELMELGPLLEEGGGRPATSTGVHSEGASMLAEEEEEDDDEVGEVLTLPLQAHHAMEKMEEFVHKVWEGRWRVIPFHVLPEWLKDNDYLLHGHRPPMPSFRACFGSIFRIHTETGNIWTHLLGLILFICLGTLTMLRPNMYFMAPLQEKVVFGMFFLGAVLCLSFSWLFHTVYCHSEKVSRTFSKLDYSGIALLIMGSFVPWLYYSFYCSPQPRLIYLTIVCILGIAAIIVAQWDRFSTPRHRPTRAGVFMGLGLSGIVPTMHFTIEEGFVKATTVGQMGWFYLMGAMYITGAGLYAARIPERYFPGKCDIWFHSHQIFHVLVVAAAFIHFYGVSNLQEFRYGLEGGCTDDTLL